Proteins encoded within one genomic window of Edaphobacter lichenicola:
- a CDS encoding GlsB/YeaQ/YmgE family stress response membrane protein, with product MFIIWWIIVGLIAGFLTGKLMKGSGYGAIGDIVIGIIGAVIGGFIMQKLGYAGSGGLIYTVIVAIVGAVLLTLLLRLVTGNRARNL from the coding sequence ATGTTTATCATCTGGTGGATCATTGTTGGCCTCATCGCTGGTTTTCTCACCGGCAAGCTCATGAAGGGCAGCGGCTACGGCGCAATCGGTGACATCGTCATCGGCATCATCGGAGCCGTCATAGGCGGCTTCATCATGCAGAAGCTCGGTTATGCAGGATCAGGCGGCCTTATCTACACCGTCATCGTCGCCATCGTCGGCGCAGTCCTTCTCACCTTGCTCCTTCGCCTCGTCACCGGCAACAGAGCTCGAAACCTCTAA